The following are encoded in a window of Heliangelus exortis chromosome 9, bHelExo1.hap1, whole genome shotgun sequence genomic DNA:
- the AGXT gene encoding alanine--glyoxylate aminotransferase isoform X1 has product MTSSLLHVPPPQRLLQPLAMPERLMLGPGPSNVPPRILAASGRQLLGHMHPEMLQVMDEIKAGIQYAFQTQNQLTLAISGTGHCAMEAALLNLLEQGDTVLVAINGIWGQRAAEIARRLGANVRELLKPPGDYFTLQDIEEGLAQQKPSVLFITHGESSTGVLQPLEGLGNLCHRYGCLLLVDAVASLGGAPIFMDQQEIDVLYSGSQKVLNVPPGSAPISFSQRAREKMLRRKTKPQSFYLDMGWLANYWGCDGKPRRYHHTAPTNSFFSLREGLAMLAELGLESSWERHRASCAQLCQGLRDMGLELFVKEEKARLPTITTVRVPEGYDWKEITAFLMDNYGIEIAGGLGPSAGKVLRIGLMGCNSTSENVTRVLRALREALRHCPRCRL; this is encoded by the exons ATGACCAGCAGCCTGCTCCatgtccccccaccccagaggctgctccagcccctggccATGCCAGAGAGACTGATGCTGGGGCCAGGGCCCAGCAATGTCCCCCCCCGCATCCTGGCTGCAAGCGGCCGGCAGCTCCTGGGCCACATGCACCCCGAGATGCTGCAG GTGATGGATGAGATCAAGGCGGGCATCCAGTACGCCTTCCAGACACAGAACCAGCTGACCCTGGCTATCAGTGGCACCGGCCACTGCGCCATGGAGGCTGCCCTCCTCAACCTCCTGGAGCAGGGTGACACGGTGCTGGTGGCCATCAATGGTATCTGGGGACAACGTGCTGCTGAGATTGCCAGGAGGCTGG GAGCCAATGTTCGTGAGCTGCTGAAGCCCCCGGGCGATTACTTCACTCTGCAGGACATCGAGGAG GGCCTGGCACAGCAGAAGCCCTCGGTGCTCTTCATCACCCATGGCGAGTCTTCAACAGGGGTGCTGCAGCCACTGGAGGggctgggcaacctgtgccaccG GTATGGCTGCCTGCTGCTCGTGGATGCTGTGGCATCCCTCGGGGGAGCCCCCATCTTCATGGACCAGCAGG AGATTGACGTCCTCTACTCAGGGTCTCAGAAGGTCCTCAACGTCCCCCCCGGCAGCGCTCCCATCTCGTTCAGCCAGCGAGCCAG GGAGAAAATGCTGAGGAGGAAGACGAAGCCCCAGTCCTTCTACCTGGACATGGGCTGGCTGGCAAACTACTGGGGCTGTGACGGGAAGCCACGAAG GTACCATCACACTGCCCCGACCAACAGCTTCTTCAGCCTGCGGGAAGGCCTGGCCatgctggcagagctg GGTTTGGAGAGCTCGTGGGAGCGTCACCGAGCCAGCTGtgcccagctgtgccaggggctgcGTGACATGGGCCTTGAGCTCTTTGTGAaggaggag AAGGCAAGACTTCCCACCATCACCACTGTCAGGGTGCCTGAGGGCTATGACTGGAAGGAGATCACAGCTTTTCTCATGGACAACTACGGCATTGAGATTGCTGGGGGCTTGGGCCCCTCAGCAGGCAAG GTCCTGCGCATCGGCCTCATGGGCTGCAACTCGACCAGCGAGAACGTGACCAGGGTGCTGCGTGCCCTGCGAGAGGCCCTGAGGCACTGCCCCCGCTGCAGGCTGTGA
- the MAB21L4 gene encoding protein mab-21-like 4, translating to MAASASHWCSYLGVILSRERQRLEHYQQAEDILLTLLEGVHAREPRFLVDYARNLEAFEFALRASEDAVTVEVPLQIDADALQVLACRPENSPDGHPLGLGTCYLEVPSPGVGLEDWTSSVSRTERSDGAGCLVPSKVLQHLKELLVSAIVCCQRHFLLQPGDLNAENLQEDAMELSLLIRGGWRTIRFDIVPVVRRQQEPPWLRGWQGKRGFPQASLRKATEEAHFIPASPHCWRSSTHLPVLKLLQEVDMLKGPRLDSLRLLDQLRSQDWEEGGGKGGLTFNHLKMVLLWGTELFPSPEDWQDLEGSVYRLLVILLRCLATRHLPHFLHPEENLFRGEDLDLASLYCKVESFAWNPQGFLRFHFGLPVRTNSCEADPGTRALLQLPAKDGSYWDTAYFDILLRQFQVYLVQDGARHSAMSELYSKIQQEIPQQN from the exons ATGGCAGCCAGCGCTTCCCACTGGTGCAGCTACCTTGGGGTCATCCTCTCCCGCGAGAGGCAGCGGCTGGAGCACTACCAGCAGGCTGAGGACATCCTCCTGACCCTGCTGGAGGGCGTCCACGCCAGGGAGCCCCGCTTCCTTGTGGACTATGCCAGGAACCTGGAAGCTTTCGAGTTCGCTCTCCGTGCCTCCGAGGATGCTGTCACTGTGGAGGTTCCCCTGCAGATCGATGCCGATGCCCTGCAGGTGCTGGCATGCCGGCCCGAGAACTCCCCCGACGGGCACCCTCTGGGGCTGGGCACCTGCTACCTGGAAGTGCCTTCCCCGGGGGTGGGTTTGGAGGACTGGACCAGCAGCGTGAGTAGAACGGAGCGGAGTGATGGTGCAGGATGCCTCGTACCCAGCAAAGTCCTCCAGCACCTGAAAGAGCTCCTTGTTTCGGCCATCGTGTGCTGCCAACGCCACTTCCTGCTTCAGCCAG GTGACCTCAACGCCGAAAATCTGCAGGAAGATGCCATGGAGCTCTCCCTGCTGATCCGTGGTGGCTGGAGGACCATCCGCTTTGACATCGTCCCAGTggtgaggaggcagcaggagccacCCTGGCTCAGGGGCTGGCAGGGTAAGAGGGGCTTCCCCCAAGCCAGCCTTCGGAAGGCCACGGAAGAGGCCCACTTcatccctgcctctccccatTGCTGGAG ATCCTCCACTCACCTCCCTgtgctgaagctgctgcaggaggtggaCATGCTGAAGGGCCCTCGGCTGGATAGCCTTCGCCTGCTCGACCAGCTCCGCAGCCAGGACTGGGAAGAGGGGGGTGGGAAAGGTGGTCTCACTTTCAACCACCTGAAG atggtgctgctgtggggcaCGGagctcttcccctccccagaggACTGGCAGGATCTGGAGGGCTCTGTCTACAGGCTCCTGGTGATCCTGCTCCGCTGCCTGGCCACCCGGCACCTCCCACACTTCCTGCACCCAGAGGAGAACCTCTTCCGTGGAGAGGACCTGGACCTCGCCTCCCTCTACTGCAAGGTGGAGAGTTTTGCCTGGAACCCCCAAGGCTTCCTCCGCTTCCATTTTGGCCTCCCTGTCAGGACCAACAGTTGCGAGGCAGACCCCGGCACCCGagccctcctgcagctccctgctaAGGATGGGTCCTACTGGGACACAGCCTACTTTGACATCCTGCTCCGCCAG TTCCAGGTCTACCTGGTCCAGGATGGTGCACGCCACTCGGCAATGTCCGAGCTCTACTCCAAGATCCAGCAAGAAATCCCACAGCAGAACTGA
- the AGXT gene encoding alanine--glyoxylate aminotransferase isoform X2: MTSSLLHVPPPQRLLQPLAMPERLMLGPGPSNVPPRILAASGRQLLGHMHPEMLQVMDEIKAGIQYAFQTQNQLTLAISGTGHCAMEAALLNLLEQGDTVLVAINGIWGQRAAEIARRLGANVRELLKPPGDYFTLQDIEEGLAQQKPSVLFITHGESSTGVLQPLEGLGNLCHRYGCLLLVDAVASLGGAPIFMDQQEIDVLYSGSQKVLNVPPGSAPISFSQRARYHHTAPTNSFFSLREGLAMLAELGLESSWERHRASCAQLCQGLRDMGLELFVKEEKARLPTITTVRVPEGYDWKEITAFLMDNYGIEIAGGLGPSAGKVLRIGLMGCNSTSENVTRVLRALREALRHCPRCRL; the protein is encoded by the exons ATGACCAGCAGCCTGCTCCatgtccccccaccccagaggctgctccagcccctggccATGCCAGAGAGACTGATGCTGGGGCCAGGGCCCAGCAATGTCCCCCCCCGCATCCTGGCTGCAAGCGGCCGGCAGCTCCTGGGCCACATGCACCCCGAGATGCTGCAG GTGATGGATGAGATCAAGGCGGGCATCCAGTACGCCTTCCAGACACAGAACCAGCTGACCCTGGCTATCAGTGGCACCGGCCACTGCGCCATGGAGGCTGCCCTCCTCAACCTCCTGGAGCAGGGTGACACGGTGCTGGTGGCCATCAATGGTATCTGGGGACAACGTGCTGCTGAGATTGCCAGGAGGCTGG GAGCCAATGTTCGTGAGCTGCTGAAGCCCCCGGGCGATTACTTCACTCTGCAGGACATCGAGGAG GGCCTGGCACAGCAGAAGCCCTCGGTGCTCTTCATCACCCATGGCGAGTCTTCAACAGGGGTGCTGCAGCCACTGGAGGggctgggcaacctgtgccaccG GTATGGCTGCCTGCTGCTCGTGGATGCTGTGGCATCCCTCGGGGGAGCCCCCATCTTCATGGACCAGCAGG AGATTGACGTCCTCTACTCAGGGTCTCAGAAGGTCCTCAACGTCCCCCCCGGCAGCGCTCCCATCTCGTTCAGCCAGCGAGCCAG GTACCATCACACTGCCCCGACCAACAGCTTCTTCAGCCTGCGGGAAGGCCTGGCCatgctggcagagctg GGTTTGGAGAGCTCGTGGGAGCGTCACCGAGCCAGCTGtgcccagctgtgccaggggctgcGTGACATGGGCCTTGAGCTCTTTGTGAaggaggag AAGGCAAGACTTCCCACCATCACCACTGTCAGGGTGCCTGAGGGCTATGACTGGAAGGAGATCACAGCTTTTCTCATGGACAACTACGGCATTGAGATTGCTGGGGGCTTGGGCCCCTCAGCAGGCAAG GTCCTGCGCATCGGCCTCATGGGCTGCAACTCGACCAGCGAGAACGTGACCAGGGTGCTGCGTGCCCTGCGAGAGGCCCTGAGGCACTGCCCCCGCTGCAGGCTGTGA